The following proteins are co-located in the Maridesulfovibrio sp. genome:
- a CDS encoding response regulator, which translates to MRALIAEDEFVGRKLLSTFLAPLFVIDVAVNGREAVEAYKMAYEEGDPYSLILMDIMMPEQDGLSALEEIRTFENEKGMSQNCKVIMTTALDDPKTVIRSFHDAEASAFIVKPVNREKLYKELEKIGLMNK; encoded by the coding sequence ATGCGTGCGCTGATTGCAGAGGATGAATTTGTAGGACGGAAACTGCTCTCGACCTTTCTTGCTCCACTTTTCGTGATTGATGTTGCGGTCAATGGAAGAGAAGCGGTGGAAGCATACAAAATGGCATACGAAGAAGGAGATCCATATAGTCTAATACTTATGGATATCATGATGCCTGAACAGGACGGACTCTCCGCCCTCGAAGAAATTAGAACTTTTGAGAATGAAAAAGGAATGTCCCAGAACTGCAAAGTCATTATGACCACAGCTCTGGACGACCCCAAAACAGTCATCCGTTCCTTCCACGATGCAGAAGCATCAGCTTTCATTGTCAAACCCGTGAACAGGGAAAAACTTTACAAAGAGCTCGAAAAAATCGGGCTGATGAACAAATAG
- a CDS encoding transporter substrate-binding domain-containing protein produces MIHFIRILFCCIVLICATASFADQEDIPQAAVATDYWPPFRIKLQGDKLGGIDIDMMDLIGKRMGVNFNITRIPWPRCLLYMKNGQKDFMTGIAKNSEREKYIVYSDIPYYSCRPAFYTLKESGFTINKYEDLKRMKIGYTRNSAYFPRFDADSSLYKIDKDSEKQLLDMLTAGRLDVIIGTDCQVDYELRIRKQQGIIVKQPYTPDYSIDLYIGASKKSRWNFRMRELNKVLRELKKQGVIKDIAEKYLNKD; encoded by the coding sequence ATGATCCATTTCATAAGAATCTTATTTTGTTGCATAGTTCTTATATGCGCGACAGCCTCTTTTGCAGACCAAGAGGATATACCGCAAGCAGCCGTAGCAACGGACTATTGGCCTCCTTTCAGAATCAAACTGCAGGGAGACAAGCTTGGCGGAATTGATATCGATATGATGGACCTGATTGGAAAACGGATGGGAGTAAATTTCAACATTACCCGAATTCCATGGCCTCGCTGCCTTCTGTATATGAAAAACGGTCAAAAAGACTTCATGACCGGAATTGCAAAAAACAGCGAAAGAGAAAAATATATAGTCTACTCAGATATCCCCTATTATTCATGTCGCCCGGCATTTTATACTCTTAAGGAGTCAGGATTCACCATAAATAAGTATGAAGACCTGAAAAGAATGAAAATCGGCTACACCCGTAATTCTGCATATTTTCCCAGATTTGATGCAGACTCCTCCCTATATAAAATTGATAAGGACTCGGAAAAACAACTTCTGGATATGCTGACGGCCGGTCGCCTTGATGTAATTATCGGCACTGACTGTCAGGTGGACTACGAACTGAGGATACGCAAGCAGCAAGGAATAATTGTAAAACAACCATATACACCAGATTACAGCATAGACCTGTACATCGGCGCATCCAAGAAATCCAGATGGAACTTCAGAATGCGAGAACTGAATAAGGTACTCCGGGAACTCAAAAAACAAGGTGTGATCAAAGACATAGCTGAAAAGTACCTCAATAAAGATTAA
- a CDS encoding chemotaxis protein CheW, translating to MKDSISSCISQLQESIVSLEHGSCDINDVLKALGLDNAQMRSAQIIALMDMLSDGITPITPDLITSLLDIAEAQKKFFYCIGGLLDQGGAPVESRKETEPVCDTESREKLASAPDKYEQEMMAEMLAMTGEAPPEDEGWEKVESQSDFSPAETEQASEQTEDIESEPVAAAAKQIPDEEQSTTVQPTPAKKKDTQAISSIRVSTQQLDSLIELVGKLMVTYAVIAQTKTDNISKIASSLSELDKVIRNLQSEVDEIRLVPLKQIFMPMHRLVKSTSQKLDKRIKFTINGEELALDKTIVECLNEPLVHLLRNALDHGIESAEDRQMCGKDEMGNVSLNAFRKGEFAYIEISDDGKGLDADVLLSKAMERGLADPEKEYAKEEIYEFILQSGFSTASAVTDISGRGVGMDAVVTAIQNTLDGKVSISSELGKGSTFTIAIPLSRSVNEGIVDALVTTVGPETFIFPSREVLEVYEPVEKEFTDLPDGRETVSVRGKVHPLIRMYKVFDLPAPSEEVIPKVILVKMGDTVAAIMVDEVLRQQKAVVTGFTLPVNSIYKLPILGFGMMGEHDALVVDTETLIASYMEGDS from the coding sequence ATGAAGGACAGTATTTCCAGTTGCATAAGCCAGCTTCAAGAATCAATTGTCAGCCTTGAGCACGGTTCCTGTGATATCAATGATGTGCTGAAAGCACTGGGACTTGATAATGCCCAGATGAGATCGGCCCAGATAATCGCCCTTATGGATATGCTGAGTGACGGCATAACTCCCATCACCCCCGACCTGATCACTTCACTGCTTGATATCGCTGAAGCCCAGAAAAAATTTTTCTATTGCATCGGAGGACTGCTTGATCAAGGCGGAGCCCCGGTTGAGTCAAGAAAAGAAACGGAACCTGTATGTGATACAGAGTCTAGAGAAAAACTTGCAAGCGCACCGGATAAATATGAACAGGAAATGATGGCCGAGATGCTGGCCATGACCGGCGAAGCCCCCCCTGAAGATGAGGGCTGGGAAAAAGTTGAGTCCCAGAGTGATTTTTCACCCGCTGAAACAGAACAGGCTTCTGAGCAAACGGAAGACATTGAATCTGAACCAGTTGCAGCAGCCGCAAAACAGATTCCGGACGAAGAACAAAGCACCACGGTCCAGCCAACTCCCGCTAAAAAGAAAGATACACAGGCGATTTCATCCATCCGAGTTTCGACCCAGCAACTGGATTCATTGATTGAACTGGTAGGAAAACTGATGGTTACCTATGCAGTCATAGCTCAGACCAAAACGGACAATATTTCTAAAATTGCATCCAGTCTTTCCGAACTGGATAAAGTTATCCGCAATCTGCAATCAGAAGTGGATGAAATCAGGCTGGTGCCCTTGAAGCAGATCTTTATGCCCATGCACAGGCTGGTCAAGTCGACTTCCCAGAAGCTCGACAAGCGCATTAAATTCACCATCAACGGTGAAGAACTGGCCCTTGATAAAACTATCGTGGAATGCCTCAATGAACCGCTGGTACACCTGCTGCGTAACGCGCTTGACCATGGTATTGAGTCCGCCGAAGACCGCCAGATGTGTGGCAAAGATGAAATGGGCAATGTCAGCTTGAATGCTTTCCGCAAAGGAGAATTCGCCTACATTGAAATTTCCGATGACGGTAAGGGACTTGATGCAGATGTGTTGCTCAGCAAAGCCATGGAGCGCGGCCTTGCTGATCCTGAAAAGGAATATGCCAAGGAAGAAATTTACGAGTTTATCCTTCAATCCGGATTCTCCACAGCAAGTGCTGTCACGGATATTTCCGGGCGCGGTGTTGGCATGGACGCGGTAGTCACAGCTATTCAGAATACGCTTGACGGTAAGGTTTCCATTTCCAGCGAACTTGGCAAGGGTTCCACCTTTACCATTGCCATCCCATTAAGCCGCTCGGTGAATGAAGGTATTGTGGACGCACTTGTAACAACGGTAGGACCCGAAACATTTATCTTTCCCAGCCGGGAAGTGCTTGAAGTATACGAACCGGTGGAAAAAGAATTTACCGATCTTCCTGACGGCCGTGAAACTGTTTCCGTACGTGGAAAAGTTCATCCTCTTATCCGCATGTACAAAGTTTTTGACCTCCCGGCTCCATCCGAAGAAGTCATACCCAAGGTCATCCTCGTCAAGATGGGGGATACTGTTGCCGCGATTATGGTTGATGAAGTTCTGCGCCAGCAGAAGGCCGTGGTAACCGGATTCACCCTGCCGGTAAATTCCATCTACAAGCTGCCCATTCTCGGTTTCGGAATGATGGGCGAGCATGATGCCCTTGTAGTGGATACGGAAACCCTGATTGCTTCCTACATGGAAGGAGATTCCTGA
- a CDS encoding Hpt domain-containing protein, with the protein MSEDDSLIEEFFSEVNDKYYPQVLEGIDLLDEQRIEEGIEVLSRPLHTIKGVTGFMSGFEPASTFTHKVEDYLKKMQAGEVEHDLMQIALAIESVNTIFMLIEQLRESGSFDKSLTDDIESRLSGESQKTGAADESGLNPIEMEQLTDAQIFTLKVNRIYSSEQLKMVEESLLSINDENRVLFDFGITMSVGSAFFELIASYSENCDIGVTGMNSHCTSTFYSWGFQRYLTVFDSRDSFLNNTGV; encoded by the coding sequence ATGAGTGAAGACGATTCTCTAATTGAAGAATTCTTTTCCGAAGTAAATGACAAGTACTACCCGCAGGTACTTGAAGGAATCGACCTCCTTGATGAACAGCGCATTGAGGAAGGCATTGAGGTGCTCTCACGCCCGCTGCACACCATCAAGGGTGTCACCGGATTCATGTCCGGCTTCGAGCCGGCCTCCACTTTTACCCACAAGGTTGAAGATTACCTGAAGAAGATGCAGGCAGGAGAGGTTGAACACGATCTCATGCAAATTGCTCTTGCCATTGAATCCGTTAACACAATCTTCATGCTTATCGAACAGCTGCGGGAATCCGGCAGCTTCGACAAGTCCCTGACTGATGACATTGAATCACGGCTCTCAGGCGAAAGCCAGAAAACCGGAGCAGCAGATGAATCCGGCCTCAATCCGATTGAGATGGAACAACTTACGGATGCCCAGATATTCACCCTCAAAGTAAATAGAATATACAGTTCCGAACAATTGAAAATGGTTGAAGAAAGTCTGCTGTCAATAAATGACGAAAACAGGGTCCTTTTTGATTTTGGGATCACCATGTCCGTAGGTTCAGCATTTTTCGAATTGATCGCCTCATATTCAGAAAATTGTGATATTGGCGTTACCGGCATGAACAGTCATTGCACGAGCACCTTTTATTCCTGGGGCTTCCAGCGTTACCTGACGGTATTTGACAGCAGGGATAGCTTTCTGAACAACACTGGAGTTTGA